The window GACCGTTCCGCGTCTTACTGGGAAGGGATTATCGTGGCCACTTCCACCGCGGCCGAATGGCGCGGCCGCTCCATTCAGGCGATTGCGGATAAAATGGCCGTGGAGCCGGCCGAGGCGGCGCTCAGGATTTTGGAGGCCGATGAACTGCAGACCCAGGCCTTTTATGCCGGGATGAACGAGGATAACATGTGGAAAATATTCGCCCAACCCTTTGTGATGCTCGGCACGGATTCCTCCCTGCGCGCGCCGGAGGGCCTCTTTGCGAACGATCATCCCCATCCGCGGGCTTACGGCGCTTTCCCGAAATTCCTGCGCGCCGCCTTGGACGGCAAAACCGTGCCGCTGGGCGAGGCCGTCCGCAAGATGACTTCCCTGCCTGCCGAGACGTTCGGAATCAAAGGGCGCGGAAAACTTGCCGTTGGCAATGCGGCCGATATTGTCGTTTTTGATCCGTCCGCGGTGAAAGACCTGGCAACCTGCGAAAACCCCCATCAACTCTCGGCCGGGATCAATGCGGTGCTGGTGAACGGCGAACTGGCGGTTGCAGACGGGCGTTTTACCGGCAACCGGTCCGGCCGGGTGCTGAAGCCGGCGTAACGCCGGGGGGCGCGGAATTTCCCTGGCCGCCTTGCCCTGCGGCGCATTTTCGGCTTGCCGGATTTTTATCTTTATTGTATTTTTCAATTTTAATGGATAATAAAATTTAATTCAGGGAGGTTGAGCGATGAATAAGCACGGCGCAGTCACAACGGTAATTTGCGTTTTGTTTGCCGCGGCGGTTTGTTTTGCGGACGGCGAAAAAACAACGCGGACGGAATCCTCCGCCCCGGCTTTACCGGCGGTTGCGCCGGTTTCCGCCGGGAAAACGTTTTTCCCCAATGCGCCCGGCGGCTCGGGCAAGCCGGCGCCTTTTTCCGCGGAAATAAGCGCGGACTTTATCCGGAAGGTCATGGAAACAAGCGCGCGGATTGAAGAATGCAAGAAACAGATTGCGGAAAGGAAAGCTTACCTTTTTGAGAACAATCCGCAGATCAAGGCATACCGCCGGGAAATGATTGAGATGCAGTTGAAAATCAACGCAATTTTGGAAGAAGACCGGGATCTGGCGGATTTGCGCCTCAATCGCGACATGCTCCTGACCACCATGCCGGCTTTGCCCAAGGCAGAGCAAAGAATGCCGTTTCCGGTCCGGAAATCGGAATAATCCCGCCGTTTTTGCGGCTGAATCCGCCTGCGCCCGAGGGCCGCGGCGGTTATTGCGCCATGGAAAACAACAACAACCCCGACAAGCAAAAAAATGCCGGTGATTTGCCGCGGAGGGACGCGCAAAACGCCCAGCCGGAGAAACGCCTTGTGCTTGTCCGCGAAACCCTGCCCGACCAGCTCCCCATTATTCCCATCACGTCCCGCCCTCTTTTTCCCAGGATGATCGTGCCGATGATCATTGACGACCCGCGCGGCCGGAAAGCGGTGCAGGAGGTTTTGCAGTCAAATTCAAAATATGCCGGCGTGGTTTTGATCCGGCCGCGGGCCGGCCGGACCGAGCAGGACGTCGTCAAGGGGGAGGACTTGTATCCGGTCGGGGTGGTCGTGGAAATCATCCGCGTCAACCAGGCGGCGCCGGAAACGCCCCTGCAGATTATGCTGGGCGTTCTGGAACGTTTCCGGATAGAAAAGATCGCCGCCGAAGAGCCGGTTATCAAGGCGCAGGTCAGGTATCTGGTTGAAACCGAAATGTCGGTCAACGAGGAATTGAAGGCGTATTCCATCGCCATCATCACTTCCATAAAAGAGCTCATCAAGCTCAATCCGCTGTTCAAGGACGAATTGAACCTTTTCCTGACCCGCGCCAACCTGAATGAGCCCGGCCGTCTGGCCGATTTTGCGGCCGCCATGACGACCGCCGGCGGCGCGGAGCTGCAGGAAATACTGGAAACAGTAAGCGTCCGCCAGCGCATTGAAAAGACGCTCATCCTTCTCAAGAAAGAGGTGGATGTCACGAAAATCCAGGCCAAAATCAACCAGCAGATAGAGGAAAAACTTTCCAAACAGCAGCGTGATTTTTTCCTGCGCGAACAGTTCAAGGCCATTAAAAAAGAGCTTGGCCTTTCCAAGGAAGGCAAGGAGGCCGATCTGGAGCAGTTCCGCGCGCGGCTCAAATCCCTGGTCCTGACGGACGAAGCCCGGGAAAGGATTGAAGAGGAAATAAACAAACTCAGCATGCTTGAGCCGGTTTCGCCGGAATTCAACGTAACGCGCACTTATCTGGACTGGCTGACATCCCTGCCGTGGGGCGTTTACACCCCTGAGAATTACGACCTGAAACGCGCCGAGGCCGTCTTGAACCGCGATCATTACGGCCTGGAGGACGTCAAGGAGCGCATCCTGGAGTTTCTTTCCGTCGGCATTCTCAAGGGCAGCGTTTCCGGATCAATCATCTGTTTCGTCGGTCCGCCGGGTGTGGGCAAAACATCGGTCGGCCGCTCCATCGCGGCCAGTATCGGCCGCAAATTCTACCGCTTTTCGCTGGGGGGCATGCGGGACGAGGCGGAAATCAAGGGACACCGGCGCACTTATATCGGCGCCATGCCGGGTAAGTTTATCCAGGCCATGAAACTCTGCAAAAGCGCCAATCCCCTTATCATGCTTGATGAAGTTGATAAAATCGGGGCGAGTTTCCAGGGCGATCCGGCCTCCGCCCTGCTGGAGGTGCTGGATCCCGAGCAAAACAGGGATTTCCTGGACCATTACCTTGACGTGCGCTTTGATTTGTCCCGCGTGCTTTTTGTCTGCACCGCCAATATCCTAGATACGATCCCGCGTCCGCTCCTGGACCGGATGGAAGTCATCAAGCTTTCCGGATATATCCTTGAGGAAAAACTGCAGATTGCCCGGAAATACCTCATTCCCAAACAGCTCAAGGCCGGCGGACTTAAATCACAGCAGTTGAAAATATCCAACGGCGCCTTGCGTGAAATCATTGACGGTTATGCCCGCGAGCCGGGGGTGCGCGGCGTGGAAAATAATATCAAGCGCATCTGCCGCAAGGCGGCCCGCCGGATCGCGGCCGGCAAGACGCGCAAAATCGCCGTGGGCGCCGCTGATTTGCCGGAAATGCTGGGGAAAAAAATCTTTCTGGACGAAGATCCTTTCAAGAAGCCCCGGCCGGGAGTCGTCATGGGGCTGGCCTGGACCAATATGGGCGGCGAAACGCTCTATGTTGAGGCAACCAAGGTCGCGGCCGACAAACCCGGCTTCAAGCAAACCGGGCAGCTGGGCAACGTCATGGTGGAATCTTCGGAAATTGCCTATACCATGGTGCGCGCCCATTTGAATAAAAATCCGGCGGTGCGGGAAATATTTGACAGGAATTTTATCCATTTGCACGTGCCTTCCGGCGCCACGCCCAAGGACGGGCCTTCGGCCGGCGTTACCATGGCTTCCGCGCTTTATTCGCTCGCGGTCAATAAGGCGGTTAAGCCCAGGTGGGCCATGACCGGCGAGTTGAGCCTGACCGGTTTGGTCATGCCGGTCGGCGGGATTAAAGAAAAAACCATCGCCGCCAAACGCTCCGAAGTGGCCGATCTTATCCTGCCGGCCGCCAACAAGCGCGATTTTGACGAATTACCGGCGCACATCCGTCGCGGCCTGAAGCCGCATTTCGTGAACGCCTTTGACGACGTCGTCCGGTTGTGCTTTAAATAATTTTACCGCCCGCTCCACGCGCGGAGCGGGAAAATCATAACGGATTATTCCGTTTTCTGCTCCGGATTTATCACGATTATCTGGCCGGCCCCCTGCCGGCGGGCCGCGAGCAGACCGCTGCCGAGCCGGGCGAATATTTTTTCCACGGGAAAGTTCAGGTCTTCTTTGCGCGCAAAGGTCATGGACACTCCATTGACAAGCGTCGGCTGCCTGGCAGTCAGCGCGGTTTGCTTTTGAATCGCGGCGTGGATGTTCTCGGCCGTTTTTTTTGCCTCGGCCGAATTCATCCCGCCCAAACAGACAATGAATTTATCGGCCGCAAAGCGGCCGATAAAGTCAATCTCGCGCGCATTGCTCCGGATCAGGCGGTGAACTTCTTCCAGCAGGGCGTGGCCGGCGGCAACGCCGCAGGTGGCGACGTATTGCGTGTAATTGTCAATGCCGAAAAGCATCAGCGTCAGGGGGTTGTTGTAGGTTTTGGCCCGGGCCGCTTCGCGCAGGTATTGTTCCAGAAATGCGTGGTATTTGAGCGCCTTGCTGGCTTCGTCAGTTCTGGCCAGATTCCGCGTCAGGGTCAGAAGCTCGTGCCGGGCGATTTGCTGCCCGATCAGATAGCCGATGGCCAGCAATTCCCGGGCATCGTCTTCGGTGAAGGGCGGGTCGTCAATGCGGTCGCAGTGCAGGTAGCCGATTGCCCGCTGGTTCTGGACAATGGGCACCAGACAGGCATGATTGAAGTCATGCTCAAGTTTGATTTCGGCGTAGTCGGGTCCGGCGCGGTTGATATTGTTCAGGAGAACGCGGTCGTGCTTCAAAAGCAGACGGTCGGTGACGTTGCCGTGCGCGGCCCGGCTGAAATTTTTGACATAGGAGTAGCTCAAGTTGCGTGAATTTCTGATGACGAGGTTGCTGGTGTTTTCGTCGGCCGTAAGCACCGCCAGGGTCTGATGCGGAAAGTGGTTCTTGATATTTTCAATGACGATGTGCAACGCTTCTTCAATGGTAAGCGCCCCGCCCAGCTCGCGGAAAACGTTGATCATCCATTCTATAATCGCTTTAAGCTCATTGGCCATGTTTGCTCCCTTCCGCCTTTTATAAAAGAATAAAACCGATTGTAGACGAAATGTCAAG of the Kiritimatiellia bacterium genome contains:
- the lon gene encoding endopeptidase La, with protein sequence MENNNNPDKQKNAGDLPRRDAQNAQPEKRLVLVRETLPDQLPIIPITSRPLFPRMIVPMIIDDPRGRKAVQEVLQSNSKYAGVVLIRPRAGRTEQDVVKGEDLYPVGVVVEIIRVNQAAPETPLQIMLGVLERFRIEKIAAEEPVIKAQVRYLVETEMSVNEELKAYSIAIITSIKELIKLNPLFKDELNLFLTRANLNEPGRLADFAAAMTTAGGAELQEILETVSVRQRIEKTLILLKKEVDVTKIQAKINQQIEEKLSKQQRDFFLREQFKAIKKELGLSKEGKEADLEQFRARLKSLVLTDEARERIEEEINKLSMLEPVSPEFNVTRTYLDWLTSLPWGVYTPENYDLKRAEAVLNRDHYGLEDVKERILEFLSVGILKGSVSGSIICFVGPPGVGKTSVGRSIAASIGRKFYRFSLGGMRDEAEIKGHRRTYIGAMPGKFIQAMKLCKSANPLIMLDEVDKIGASFQGDPASALLEVLDPEQNRDFLDHYLDVRFDLSRVLFVCTANILDTIPRPLLDRMEVIKLSGYILEEKLQIARKYLIPKQLKAGGLKSQQLKISNGALREIIDGYAREPGVRGVENNIKRICRKAARRIAAGKTRKIAVGAADLPEMLGKKIFLDEDPFKKPRPGVVMGLAWTNMGGETLYVEATKVAADKPGFKQTGQLGNVMVESSEIAYTMVRAHLNKNPAVREIFDRNFIHLHVPSGATPKDGPSAGVTMASALYSLAVNKAVKPRWAMTGELSLTGLVMPVGGIKEKTIAAKRSEVADLILPAANKRDFDELPAHIRRGLKPHFVNAFDDVVRLCFK
- a CDS encoding diguanylate cyclase, with amino-acid sequence MANELKAIIEWMINVFRELGGALTIEEALHIVIENIKNHFPHQTLAVLTADENTSNLVIRNSRNLSYSYVKNFSRAAHGNVTDRLLLKHDRVLLNNINRAGPDYAEIKLEHDFNHACLVPIVQNQRAIGYLHCDRIDDPPFTEDDARELLAIGYLIGQQIARHELLTLTRNLARTDEASKALKYHAFLEQYLREAARAKTYNNPLTLMLFGIDNYTQYVATCGVAAGHALLEEVHRLIRSNAREIDFIGRFAADKFIVCLGGMNSAEAKKTAENIHAAIQKQTALTARQPTLVNGVSMTFARKEDLNFPVEKIFARLGSGLLAARRQGAGQIIVINPEQKTE